From the genome of uncultured Bacteroides sp.:
TCGTCTCAGTAATGCTAATTTAGGTTTGCAACTCGGATATGATTATAAAAATAAGTATTATGTCGATTTTAGTGCAGCTGCAGTTCATTCAGCAAAATTTGCTCCGGGAAATCGCCAGGCTATCTCACCTACCTTAACAGCTGCATGGCGTTTAAGCAAAGAAGATTTCCTTGCAGATTCACCGATTGTTGACGATTTGAAGCTTAATGCCTCTGTTTCCATGTTGAATCAAGACTTAGACATAAAGACTACAATTGACGATAAGAATGTTGAATATTATCTTTACGACAATGTATTTACTTCATCTGGAACTTGGTGGGGATGGTCAGAATCCTATGGTAACAGCATGCAGTCTGCTGATTCTCGTCGTAGTGGTAATGACAAATTATCTTATGTAAAACGCAAGGAAATAACTCTTGGTTTAGATGCTTCTTTATGGAAGGGTTTATTGAAATTGAATGCCAATTTCTTTACTACTTCAACAGAAGGTTTATTGACTACTCCATCTACTATTTTCCCAAGCTATTTCCAAACCTACTGGCCGGTTTCCTCCTTTTTACCATATATGAACTATAATAACAACCGTCGTACAGGTTTTGACTTTGCACTTAATCTGAATAAGAAAGTTGGTGATGTAGATATGACATTGGGAGTAAACGGAATGTACTACACTTCTAAGGCTACAAAAGTTAATGAAAATGTAGAATATGATTATTTAAAAGCACAAGGAAAACCTATTGATGCTCTTTGGGGGTTACAGAGTAACGGTTTCTACAAGGATGAAACTGATATAGCAAACTCTCCTTCATCTAGTTTTGGTCAGGTTAAACCTGGTGATATTAAATACATTGACCAGAACAATGATGGTACAATAGACAGCAAAGATCAAGTTGTATTGGGTAAATGGGGAGCACCTTTTATTTTCGGTGTGAACTATACAGCTAAATGGAAAGCCTTCACTTTCTTTGCTGCCGTTACAGGTAATATAGGAGGAAAAGGAATAAAGAATAATTCATATATGTGGGTGTATGGTGACCGCAAGTATTCAGAAGTTGTGCGCAATCGCTGGACTCCTGAAACAGCTAACACAGCAACTTATCCTCGTTTAACAACGCAAAGCGGCGACAATAACTTCCGCTCTTCTGATTTCTGGATTTACAGTACCAGTCGTGTAGATTTGGGTAAGGTACAAATTACTTATGATTTTCCGAAAAATATATTTAGAAACGGTATTGTCAAAGGCTTGTCAGTGTACTTAAGTGGTTCTAGCTTGCTGACTATAGCCAAAGAACGTAAATATATGGAGATGAATGTAGGTAGTACACCTCAGAATCGTAGTTATAATCTTGGTGTGAAAGCTGAGTTTTAAATGAGATAGATTACCAAATAAATTATTTGTCATGAAAAATATAATAAAAATATTAGTCCTTTCTTCTTTATTGACAGGATGCGATGATCTGTTCGAGCCAGCCATTGAGAATAATCTGGGATTTGAATATATGTACGAAAATGCGGGATATGCCGAAGGTGTTTTATCTAATGCATATACGCGCATTCCGTCTGCGTCTTATTCATTCAATGATGTTGCAACCGATGATGCAGTTAGTAATGATGCATCAAATAGTTATCGTAAAATGGTTGCAGGTGCCTGGCAGTCAGACAATGACCCAACTGAACGTTGGCGCAATTGTCGTGCTGCAATTCAGTATCTCAATCTTTTTCTAGCCAATGCTGATAAAGTACATTGGGCAAACGATGAGTTGGCTGCTAAAATGTATAATGATCGTTTAAAAGGTGAAGCTTATGGACTACGTGCCATGTATATGTATTATTTGCTTCAGGCACATGGCGGATGGACAGCAGATGGAAAATTATTAGGTGTACCCATTGTTACCGATCCAGAGGAAGCTTCAACAGATTTCAACTATGCACGTGCTACTTTTGAAGATTGTATGAAGGCTTTTTATGCTGATGCAACAAAAGCTTTGGAACTTTTACCAAATGATTATGGAGATTTAACTAGTAATTCTGAAATACCTTCAAAATATTCGAATGAAGGTGTAAACCTTACTCAGTATAATCGTGTGTTTGGTCTAAAATTTCGTGGACGCATTTCCGGACGTATCGTAGAAGCTATCCGTTCTCAAGCTGCTTTGCTAGCTGCAAGTCCGGCATTTGCAGAAGGCAATACTACAACTTGGCAGAATGCGGCTGATTATGCAGCCAACGTATTGGATAAAATCAATGGTGTTGCCGGTATTGATGCCGATGGTGGTACTTGGTATAGCAACAAAGAAATTGAGTCGTTAGGTAGTGGTGAATGTCCTCCTGAAATATTATGGAGAGGAACTAAGTCGTCAAGCAATTCATTGGAAACAGATAATTATCCTCCTTCCATTTATGGTAAAGGACGAATTAATCCTACACAAAATTTGGTTGATGCTTTCCCTATGTTGAATGGTTATCCAATTTCTAAAGAAAACGATGAATATAAACAGAACCCTTATGCAAATCGCGATCCTCGTTTGGCTGCTTATATTTTATACAATGGAACGAAAGCTGGTGTAAATAATAAAGTTATTACAACTGCTGCAGATGGTACAACAAATGATGCTTTGGACAAAGAAGAAGGTTATTCAACACGTACAGGTTATTATATGCGTAAATTATTGCGTCAGGATATTAATCTGGATCCAACAGTAAATAGTACTCAAGAACACTATCAGGCACGTATTCGTTATACTGAAATTTTTCTAAACTATGCAGAGGCTGCTAACGAAGCTTTCGGTCCTACAGGAAAAGGTTCTCATGCCTACTCTGCTTATGACGTAATAAAAGTAATCCGCAGTCGAGCTGGTATAACTGGTGGTGACCTATATTTGGAGTCTATCAAGGATGACAAAGACAAAATGCGTGAACTTATTCATAACGAACGTCGTTTGGAACTTTGTTTTGAAGGTTTCCGTTTCTGGGATTTACGTCGTTGGAAAGCAAACTGGAATACAACTGCTATGGGGGTTAGTATTACAGGAGATGCTACTAAAACCTATTCTCCGATAGAAGTTGATAAACGTACGTATAAAGATTATATGTATTATGGACCTATTCCTTATAGTGAAATATTAAAATTTAATGCTCTGGAACAAAACCAGGGATGGTAATCATTACAATGTAAAATATTAATTTGATTAAATATGAAAAAAATTATAGCCGCTATTATGATGTTAGGCGCACTGGTTACATCCTGCGAGAATGCTGATTGGGATTTTCCCGATTACGGTAAGACAAGTGTTTATTTTGCCAAACAAACGCCAATACGCACCATTACATTGGGTACAGATACGTATGATACAACCTTGGACAATGAGCATAAATGTAAAATTATGGCTACCATGGGAGGAGTATATAATAATGAAACCAATCGTATAATAAATTTCGAGGTTGATGAATCTTTGTGTAATGGGTTGACTTATGAAAATGGAAGTGACATTATACCTATGCCTTCTTCTTACTATAAACTTGCATCCAACCAAATTATTATACCTGTCGGTAAAGTATTGGGAGGAGTCGAAGTACAGTTTACAGATGCATTCTTCAATGATCCAAAATCTATTTCAACAACTTATGTTATTCCATTAAGAATGACTAGTGTAGAAAATGCTGATACCATCTTGCAGAGTAAAAACTACATTCTTTACGCTGTTAAATACATCAATAAATGGGATGGTAATTGGCTGAGCCGAGGTACAGATGTAATTGACGATAATGGATCAGTAACTACAGTAACACGCCAAGCTAAGTATATAGAGAATGATGAAGTACGTAGCCTTACAACAACTGCCTATAAGCAAGTTGTATATCCGGTATCAACAGTCGTAAATGTATATAAAGAAGATGGTACATTGGGAACTAAAACATTATCATGTAACCTTATATTAACATTCGACGACAATGATAAATGTACAATTACCAGTGGAACAGAAGGTTATTCGGTTACCGGTACGGGCACATGGACAAAAGAAGGTGCAAAAAAGGCTTGGGGAGATAAAGATCGTGATGAACTGAAATTAAACTATGTATTAACTTATAACTACCAGCAAAAGGCAGGTGGTCCGATGTTGTATAAAAAGTACACATGTGATGATACATTGGTTGCGCGTGACCGTGGAAGTAAATTGGAAACTTTTAAAACGAAAAACAAATAATCGATTGATTCCTAAAAATAATACAAATGAAACAGTATATAAATAAACTTCTGATAACAGCATTAGGATCGGTCATAATAGCCGGGTGCGCTGATACTGGTATTGATGATTTTTCTGTAGAAAAACCAAATACTATAGCAGGTATGGAGTATCTAAATGATTATTCTCCGTTAAAATCGTATATAGATCGTACCACCCACCCCAACTTTAAGTTGGGATCGGGTGTTTCGGAAAGCGATTTTAATACGGGAGGTATTGTCTATAGATTGGCAAGCGCTAATTTCGATGAAATAACTGCTGGTAATGCAATGAAATACAGTTCTTGTGTTTCTAAAGATGGTGCTATGAGCTTCTCTGATGTAACCAAATTTATAGAAATGGCCAAAACTGCAGGTTTATCAATCTACGGCCATACATTGGCCTGGCATTCTCAACAGCAGAATGAGTACTTGAATAAACTGATTGCTGACAAAGAAATACAAGTGGATCCAAATAACGCAGAACATGCATTGCATATAAAAACTACTGAAGCTAAAGCAAATGTTTGGGATTGGCAAATTTATTATATGTTGCCTGAAGCATTAACTGTAGGACAGGAATATACACTCAGTATGCGTGCAAAGGCTACTACAGAAACTGATATAGCTTTTTGGCCAAATAATGCAGATGGATCGCAAGTACAGTATTTATCTAATCTTTCAGTAAGCAAACAGTGGAACACTACTTCAATTAAATTTACGGCTACGATTCCAATTCAGAAATTGGTATTCTCTTTCGGTAAATTTAGCGGTGACTTGTACATTGACGATGTTAAATTGACTGCTACAGGTTCAAATACTAATTTGATTGCCAATTCTTCTTTTGACAATACCGATTTGAGTAAATGGAGTAAACCAAGTTGGCATAGTTATACTTATGCTATTGAAGCTTTGGCAGCAGGACCTACTACCTGGTTTACAAACCTGGTTAGTAATAGTAACTGTGAATCAGATGATGTATCTTCTTTCTATGCTACAGAAGCAACAGTAGGACCTAAAGCTGCAACTTTTGGAGCTGCAGGTACAGGAGCAGATGGAGTTGGCCGTGCTTTAATTGTAAAATCTGGAGACAACCCAACTAATAACTGGGATACTCAATTCTTTGTAAAAGTGCCTTATAAGTTCAAAGAAGGTGACACTTATCGTTTTACCATGAAAGTAAAAGCTGATAAAGCAGGAACTATTGAGTCTCAAGCACACAATAACCCTGGTGGATATTTATATTGGTCTATGATTGGCAACCCTAGTGTTACCACCTCTTGGCAGGAATATACCAAAACCGGTGTTATTTCAGCTTCACAAGCAGGAATGAATACTATTGCGTTCAGTCTTTCTCCAAACAAAACAGCAACAACATTCTATTTTGATGATATCTATTTCGAGAAACAAGAATCAGGCAATACTATTCCATTAACTCCAAAAGAAAAGGCTGATACACTGACCTGGGCTATGGACAAATGGGTAAAAGGAATGATGCAAGCTTGCGGTGGATACGTTAAGTCCTGGGATGTAGTAAACGAAGCAATTTCAGGTGGTGGTGACGACGGAGAAGGCTTCTATGTATTGCAGTCTGCATCAAATGGCGACCCTCTTAAAAACTTCTACTGGCAAGATTATTTAGGAAACGAAGAATATGTACGTAAAGTCGTTGGTATGGCTCGTAAATACTATGCCGAATTTAAAGGAAATCCTTCGGATCTAAAACTGTTCATCAATGATTATAATCTGGAATCAGATTGGGATGATAACAAAAAACTGAAAAGTTTGATTCACTGGATACAACGTTGGGAAAAAGATGGTGTTACCAAAATCGATGGTATTGGAACACAAATGCACGTTTCTTATTTTGCAAATGCAACTTCACAAAAAAGCAAAGAAGAACATATCGTGAAGATGTTTGAATTATTGGCAGCATCAGGTAAATTAGTGAAGATTTCCGAATTGGATATGGGATATATTGGCGAAGATGGTAAAACAGTAAAGACTGTTAATGTGACCCAAGAGCAACATAAAGCAATGGCTCAATTCTATAAATTCATTGTGAAAAAATACTTTGAAATTATTCCAGTTGCTCAGCAATATGGTATTACTACCTGGTCTATTACAGATAGTCCTGACAGTGATTCTTCATTCTGGCGTGCTGGCGAACCTATCGGTTTGTGGGATTTGAACTACTACCGTAAACATGCTTATGCTGGATATGCTGACGGATTGGCTGGTAAATAATAAATTAGATTTTATTGCTGTCCATTAAACTTAATTGTTATGGTAAAAAATCAGGGCTGAACTCTAAAGTTTGGCCCTATTCTTTTATATCGAAAAACATTTACCAGAAAATTTCAAGAAGGTCATCCGACAAATGCATAATTAATTAATGAAAAAGCAATTTACTTATAAAGGTTATCCAATAAGTAAAATTAAACCTTAGATAGAGACTTGAAGGAAAAAATATATAAAAAAGGGATTGTTCCATCTTTACAGAACAACCCCATGAATTATTTAACCTACTATTTTTTATGTTGCAGTAACAGTGGTTTCAGACGGGCAGTCCAAAGATCATAACCAGTTTGGTTCATATGAAGGTTATCCTTCTTAAAAATGTCTTTACGGAGCACCCCTTTCTCATCATACATACAAGAAGCTACATCAACATAGAATACATTTTTTACTATATCAACATACTCTTCAAGCAATGTATTGATTATTTTTTGCTTTAGTGTTAACTTCTCACGTGCATAAGAAGGTTTTATAGAAAGTACATAAAGTGGAATATCCGGATAATCGCGTTTTATTCTTGCTATGAAAATACGAAAAAAATCAAATGTCTGACCTATTGTAATATCTTCAAGACTATTAATCATATCGTTCTCAACATAAAGAACAATGCAATTTGGATTATAACCACGTGCAATTACATTATAGTTGTAAAGCATATCACGTAGAGCTGCACCACCATATGAACGACGTATAATCTTCATAGGAGCCATATCATTATAAATATTATCCCACAAATTAATAGATGAACTTCCCAAAAACAATACATCGCACGACTTATCTTTCAATTGCTTATTTTCTTCTGTGTATTTATCAATGTCTGCCTGATAACGAGTAACCCAGTTAAAAGCATCAGCATGTTTTACCTGAAGAAACTCACACAAGCGTACGGAATCTTGTGTGGACTGTGCCTGCACGATGAATGGCAGAGACAACAGCATAAATAATAAAATCAAAATACTTTTTCTCATTCTCTATATTTTCTTATTTAAATCCCAACTTATTTAATCCTTTACACACATCCGGGTGACTCATAAAAAGCTTCCATAAAAATCCTGAACGATAATTCTCTATCATTACTGCTATTGGTCCCTGATCAATAGCCAAATAGCGCTTGGGATACCATCCGTCCGTTTCACTGAAAGCATCATAAAAACCATATTTGCCGAAAACCTGATCACGCATCATATATAAATGACGCATTACATCCATCGATTCTTTAGGAGTATACACAATAGATGAAAGAGCAGCGGTAGGAGAAATAACTCCCAGATCGCTATTCTCATTAGGAGCATGACCGGAATAACCTGTAATACTATAACTTGCTGTCAATCCCCAACAATTATTGCCATAACCTTTATAACCTTTCGGGTTACGAATGCAATAAGCCCGGTTGATCAATGTGTAATTTTTCATTTCTTGAAAATAATCTGCATATTTATCTTTCAAACCATTTGGATTAAGTCCTAGAAATGAATAGTGAGCCCAGAACAGAGGTCCGGCCTTTGTTCCTTGATAGCGCAAGTTCAGTGAAAAGCCTTCTACCTTATGCGTGGAAACGATGGCTCCATTTTCTGCCCAGCCTTGGTGATACACTTCCGGAAAAACTCCATGAGTTGGTGAAGCAGCTGCCAATACATACAATATCAGGCATTCATTAAATCCATGAATAGGGAAATTCATTTCCCAGGCATACTTAGGGCTCCAATGCCAGTATAGTACATTTT
Proteins encoded in this window:
- a CDS encoding lipase codes for the protein MRKSILILLFMLLSLPFIVQAQSTQDSVRLCEFLQVKHADAFNWVTRYQADIDKYTEENKQLKDKSCDVLFLGSSSINLWDNIYNDMAPMKIIRRSYGGAALRDMLYNYNVIARGYNPNCIVLYVENDMINSLEDITIGQTFDFFRIFIARIKRDYPDIPLYVLSIKPSYAREKLTLKQKIINTLLEEYVDIVKNVFYVDVASCMYDEKGVLRKDIFKKDNLHMNQTGYDLWTARLKPLLLQHKK
- a CDS encoding endo-1,4-beta-xylanase, with translation MKQYINKLLITALGSVIIAGCADTGIDDFSVEKPNTIAGMEYLNDYSPLKSYIDRTTHPNFKLGSGVSESDFNTGGIVYRLASANFDEITAGNAMKYSSCVSKDGAMSFSDVTKFIEMAKTAGLSIYGHTLAWHSQQQNEYLNKLIADKEIQVDPNNAEHALHIKTTEAKANVWDWQIYYMLPEALTVGQEYTLSMRAKATTETDIAFWPNNADGSQVQYLSNLSVSKQWNTTSIKFTATIPIQKLVFSFGKFSGDLYIDDVKLTATGSNTNLIANSSFDNTDLSKWSKPSWHSYTYAIEALAAGPTTWFTNLVSNSNCESDDVSSFYATEATVGPKAATFGAAGTGADGVGRALIVKSGDNPTNNWDTQFFVKVPYKFKEGDTYRFTMKVKADKAGTIESQAHNNPGGYLYWSMIGNPSVTTSWQEYTKTGVISASQAGMNTIAFSLSPNKTATTFYFDDIYFEKQESGNTIPLTPKEKADTLTWAMDKWVKGMMQACGGYVKSWDVVNEAISGGGDDGEGFYVLQSASNGDPLKNFYWQDYLGNEEYVRKVVGMARKYYAEFKGNPSDLKLFINDYNLESDWDDNKKLKSLIHWIQRWEKDGVTKIDGIGTQMHVSYFANATSQKSKEEHIVKMFELLAASGKLVKISELDMGYIGEDGKTVKTVNVTQEQHKAMAQFYKFIVKKYFEIIPVAQQYGITTWSITDSPDSDSSFWRAGEPIGLWDLNYYRKHAYAGYADGLAGK
- a CDS encoding glucoamylase family protein, yielding MKQIRFISFILFCGSFLLGNCANKSDVTEKRLTDNMLLDTVQYRTFNYFWEGAEPISGMARERFHEDGIYLENDKNIVTIGGSGFGVMAILAGIKRGYITDEQGFARFEKIISFLERADRFHGAYPHWLNGETGKVKPFGQKDDGGDLVETAFLMQGLLAVHQYYANGSEKEKSLALRIDKLWKEVEWDWYCNEQNVLYWHWSPKYAWEMNFPIHGFNECLILYVLAAASPTHGVFPEVYHQGWAENGAIVSTHKVEGFSLNLRYQGTKAGPLFWAHYSFLGLNPNGLKDKYADYFQEMKNYTLINRAYCIRNPKGYKGYGNNCWGLTASYSITGYSGHAPNENSDLGVISPTAALSSIVYTPKESMDVMRHLYMMRDQVFGKYGFYDAFSETDGWYPKRYLAIDQGPIAVMIENYRSGFLWKLFMSHPDVCKGLNKLGFK
- a CDS encoding RagB/SusD family nutrient uptake outer membrane protein; this encodes MKNIIKILVLSSLLTGCDDLFEPAIENNLGFEYMYENAGYAEGVLSNAYTRIPSASYSFNDVATDDAVSNDASNSYRKMVAGAWQSDNDPTERWRNCRAAIQYLNLFLANADKVHWANDELAAKMYNDRLKGEAYGLRAMYMYYLLQAHGGWTADGKLLGVPIVTDPEEASTDFNYARATFEDCMKAFYADATKALELLPNDYGDLTSNSEIPSKYSNEGVNLTQYNRVFGLKFRGRISGRIVEAIRSQAALLAASPAFAEGNTTTWQNAADYAANVLDKINGVAGIDADGGTWYSNKEIESLGSGECPPEILWRGTKSSSNSLETDNYPPSIYGKGRINPTQNLVDAFPMLNGYPISKENDEYKQNPYANRDPRLAAYILYNGTKAGVNNKVITTAADGTTNDALDKEEGYSTRTGYYMRKLLRQDINLDPTVNSTQEHYQARIRYTEIFLNYAEAANEAFGPTGKGSHAYSAYDVIKVIRSRAGITGGDLYLESIKDDKDKMRELIHNERRLELCFEGFRFWDLRRWKANWNTTAMGVSITGDATKTYSPIEVDKRTYKDYMYYGPIPYSEILKFNALEQNQGW
- a CDS encoding DUF5627 domain-containing protein is translated as MKKIIAAIMMLGALVTSCENADWDFPDYGKTSVYFAKQTPIRTITLGTDTYDTTLDNEHKCKIMATMGGVYNNETNRIINFEVDESLCNGLTYENGSDIIPMPSSYYKLASNQIIIPVGKVLGGVEVQFTDAFFNDPKSISTTYVIPLRMTSVENADTILQSKNYILYAVKYINKWDGNWLSRGTDVIDDNGSVTTVTRQAKYIENDEVRSLTTTAYKQVVYPVSTVVNVYKEDGTLGTKTLSCNLILTFDDNDKCTITSGTEGYSVTGTGTWTKEGAKKAWGDKDRDELKLNYVLTYNYQQKAGGPMLYKKYTCDDTLVARDRGSKLETFKTKNK